A single Bacillota bacterium DNA region contains:
- a CDS encoding redoxin domain-containing protein: MRRSIYAVIAIIMLVTTYPALGAQPASLVGSQAPRFRGIDLRGSRLEVPASGSPTVVVFWNSRYRVSADALSAMQRLYDMYKKKGLVCAGLNDLGEDASLAKQVASQLGITFPLFTGRDTVGAAASYRVRGVPVVFVIDQTGLVISVEEGFGPGAEARVAGSVVSLL; the protein is encoded by the coding sequence TTGCGAAGAAGCATATACGCAGTGATCGCTATCATAATGCTGGTCACAACATACCCGGCACTTGGGGCGCAGCCGGCATCTCTTGTGGGCTCTCAGGCCCCCCGGTTCCGCGGAATCGACTTGCGCGGGTCCAGGCTGGAGGTGCCGGCATCTGGGTCTCCAACGGTGGTAGTCTTCTGGAACAGCCGTTACAGGGTCTCGGCGGACGCCTTGTCCGCGATGCAGAGACTCTACGACATGTACAAGAAGAAGGGCCTTGTCTGCGCCGGACTCAACGACCTCGGGGAGGATGCGTCCCTGGCAAAGCAGGTCGCAAGCCAGCTCGGAATCACATTTCCGCTGTTCACAGGGCGTGACACGGTCGGGGCGGCCGCATCTTACAGAGTCCGGGGCGTTCCCGTCGTGTTCGTAATCGACCAGACAGGTCTGGTCATTTCCGTTGAGGAGGGCTTCGGCCCGGGCGCCGAGGCTCGTGTTGCGGGATCAGTCGTATCGCTTCTGTGA